Proteins co-encoded in one Anabas testudineus chromosome 8, fAnaTes1.2, whole genome shotgun sequence genomic window:
- the ppl gene encoding periplakin, with protein sequence MMKRKSKSTAITQQKSTAPSTELSTLIEKLQKNADKVEKNIYDVEQNLNKDVSKINEGKQPLYQEDTNKRILNSLELLESLDEDAVNAKRLQHPQAEMIGQDMKQLRERVMKLKEDHDRIYHLVRTEGMPSVNWGNMMDEKLDNLNNKGFGQDLPSVENEVEEHNIFHSEVEALSSHISTSGDKEYVSGLQMKYNKLLASSTARQHHLLSLRDYMQRCTNELYWMDQQADERINYDWSDTNLDYPARQRQYENFISKCLESKEATITSLNDDGEKLIASEHPGKNVIEAHMEAVHADWKEYLNLLICEENHLKQMDEYHKFYKEARDTQDLLKRLDTEVNQKYNPEFKDVYQIEGLIRELDDQAKAMDNFDERVKALQKRSLQVLPLKYRKETPQKLLPIDALCEFDTDEGQILRGERYILLRNNGAKWDVKDAAGHKLTAPAVCFIIPPTDPEAVAISDNLVSQQKAVKQKMASSKATLLKRFDELKKDSGTGTATDKQEQQCRQLMAGLDKIVSDLDKQEKAIYTRVRPPLEQNRPLQDSADRLQDMKDIAAAVSKIEPEKSSKVQEAKSFLDSNSKCASAPQLHSKMDEANKKYTKIEQLLRCSQEKLKNSNQLEASLQNGKNVISTYENRLAREEAAPADIISLEKTQRELADIASDLRSKRSVITETEQNQRLAKSSCDDMATKFQEHCPDIERQEAEVQKLNKRFNNLNRQIDIRSQSLQRAKMAYNNYRNDYDNLNSWLSRIPNYEPRETDDVRQVETKLKNQRNLLSDIARKESDLNNVSKNAQMYQQAVKDYETETDTFRYILDLEDGLVPQTYKKSKLESPALAVKAEEAAIESKFTEVNAVNKQRLQNLEFAESLLKQQPEITMIQATNVKSVNAAAPGEEPWRIRKQLEDEIQRREQIQKETQNVQSEIYVLEGQKPQDTIVKKELIKKVPDPQLDEEVHKVQQKLSEERRTTHVLENDLEVLKLRLRGLETEVKEGAQQYTVKEVLRIERDRGQEEEVRKLREELDELRRQKLMKDNELIQIQKQVTLLAEEKNKEQEVITEEEVIKVQNDPQLETEYRVLLDRKQKEIDSRKQLEDELKFLQEKLRRLEKEKAMAEEKISIKEVLKVEKDVTFEREVENLRRQYEDEKAKRRSSQREKADLQRKITSLEEEKSKVVIQEKVREIVRPDPKAENEVANLRLELVEQQRRYKDAEIQLRSLQDELTMLRNRGPQVEVKEIIKEVIKYKIDPQTERELERLRNEIVDKTHQTEKSEMEIRQLRDEIQRWKDTKPQVQTKEVVNEVLQYREDPKTKEEIETLKRKLADEQTKRLDLERERLAQEEKIRLRKIDLSQVREKIVQQEVVKMEEDPLLRSECNTFTQNISNEQKQREILKTELYQLQKQRTELDLQLEELEHERKARRDAELEIQRLRVRLNELEILDKENREKVTVKQKVVLQQDPQQEKEHSILKLQLDEERHKRTLLEKELNVLIQQQLTLEKVDVKERVVRTEKVQVERDPEAEIEIENLRRTLEEEKRRRRELDQELSTLTTRLSEMEFSNTKSSKELDYIREESNRLQQENQRLQNEIRKLRSEIEITSKETRLITESAPREDGKNLELRLDSLQRELAELSSITLQKDEEIEKLQKSLAAVRMKREQRESHLRRSIVVIDPDTGKEMRPEEAYKLGLIDWKMFVNLQSQECDWEEITVKGPKGESSVLHDRKSGKKFSIDDALRLGHITPRQLQQYINKEISIQEFGVMVSGKSK encoded by the exons atgatgaagagaaagagcaagTCAACTGCTATAACCCAGCAAAAATCAAC TGCTCCCTCAACAGAACTGAGCACGCTCAttgagaagctgcagaagaatGCTGATAAAGTGGAAAAGAACATTTATGATGTTGAGCAGAACCTCAACAAG GATGTGAGTAAGATCAATGAAGGGAAGCAGCCACTATATCAGGAGGACACCAACAAGAGAATCCTCAACTCTCTGGAATTGCTGGAAAGCCTGGACGAGGATGCAGTAAATGCCAAGCGTCTCCAGCATCCACAAGCTGAGATGATAGGACAGGA CATGAAACAACTGCGTGAGAGAGTGATGAAGCTGAAAGAGGACCATGACCGGATATACCACCTGGTCCGTACTGAGGGGATGCCCAGCGTTAACTGGGGCAACATGATGGATGAGAAACTG GACAACCTGAACAACAAGGGCTTTGGCCAGGACCTGCCATCTGTGGAGAACGAGGTAGAGGAACACAATATCTTCCACAGTGAAGTGGAGGCTCTGTCTAGCCACATCTCCACCAGTGGTGACAAG GAATATGTCAGTGGTCTCCAAATGAAGTACAACAAGCTGCTG GCCAGTTCCACTGCCCGTCAGCACCACCTGCTGAGTCTACGGGACTACATGCAGCGCTGCACCAATGAGCTGTATTGGATGGATCAGCAGGCTGATGAGAGGATCAACTATGACTGGAGTGACACCAACTTGGATTATCCAGCCCGCCAGAGGCAGTACGAG AACTTCATTAGTAAATGTCTGGAGTCCAAGGAGGCCACCATCACCAGTCTGAATGATGATGGAGAGAAGCTGATTGCCTCTGAGCATCCAGGAAAGAATGTTATTGAG GCTCATATGGAGGCAGTCCATGCAGACTGGAAGGAGTACCTGAACCTGCTAATCTGTGAGGAAAACCACCTTAAACAAATGGACGAGTACCATAAG ttctACAAGGAGGCACGTGACACTCAGGACCTGCTAAAGCGACTAGACACAGAAGTCAACCAGAAGTACAACCCAGAGTTCAAGGATGTCTATCAGATTGAGGGTCTGATCAGAGAGCTGGAt GACCAAGCCAAGGCCATGGACAACTTTGATGAACGGGTCAAGGCTCTTCAAAAACGCAGCCTTCAGGTTCTGCCACTGAAGTACCGCAAAGAAACCCCCCAGAAGCTGCTACCCATTGATGCTCTGTGTGAGTTTGACACAGATGAG GGACAGATTTTGCGCGGGGAGAGATACATTCTTCTCCGGAACAATGGGGCTAAGTGGGATGTGAAGGATGCAGCTGGACATAAACTTACTGCCCCGGCTGTCTGCTTCATAATCCCCCCCACCGACCCTGAGGCAGTGGCTATCTCTGACAA CCTGGTCAGCCAGCAAAAGGCTGTCAAACAGAAGATGGCAAGCAGCAAGGCAACTCTGCTGAAACGATTTGATGAGTTAAAGAAGGACAGTGGGACTGGCACAGCTACAG ACaaacaggagcagcagtgtCGCCAGCTGATGGCCGGTCTTGATAAAATTGTCAGTGATCTGGACAAACAGGAAAAGGCCATTTACACTCGAGTGCGCCCGCCATTGGAGCAGAACAGGCCACTGCAGGACAGCGCTGACCGTCTTCAGGATATGAAG GATATTGCTGCAGCTGTCAGTAAGATTGAACCAGAAAAGTCCTCTAAAGTACAGGAAGCAAAGAGCTTCTTGGACTCAAATTCAAAGTGTGCCAGTGCTCCTCAGCTTCACAGCAAGATGGATGAGGCCAACAAGAAGTACACCAAAATTGAACAGCTTCTCCGGTGCTCTCAGGAGAA ATTGAAGAATTCCAACCAGCTGGAAGCATCTCTTCAAAATGGAAAGAATGTTATTTCAACCTATGAGAATAGGTTGGCTAGGGAAGAGGCTGCACCAGCCGACATCATCTCACTGGAGAAAACCCAGCGGGAGCTTGCA GATATTGCCTCAGACCTGAGGTCCAAGAGGTCAGTGATCACTGAGACAGAACAGAACCAGCGATTAGCCAAAAGCAGCTGTGACGACATGGCCACCAAATTCCAAGAGCACTGCCCTGACATTGAGAGGCAGGAAGCTGAAGTCCAGAAGCTTAACAAGCGCTTTAATAACCTTAACCGGCAGATTGACATCAG gtcTCAAAGCTTGCAGAGAGCTAAGATGGCGTATAACAATTATCGCAATGATTATGATAATCTGAACAGCTGGCTATCTCGTATCCCAAACTACGAGCCCCGTGAAACTGATGATGTGAGACAGGTGGAGACCAAGCTCAAGAATCAGAGG AATTTGCTCTCTGATATTGCAAGAAAGGAGTCTGACTTGAACAATGTCTCGAAAAATGCCCAGATGTACCAACAAGCTGTCAAA GACTACGAGACAGAAACAGATACGTTCAGATATATCCTTGACCTTGAGGATGGACTCGTACCTCAGACGTATAAGAAGAGTAAACTGGAATCACCTGCTCTGGCAGTCAAAGCAGAG GAAGCTGCTATTGAGTCCAAGTTTACTGAGGTGAATGCTGTGAATAAGCAAAGGCTGCAGAATCTTGAATTTGCAGAGAGTCTTCTCAAACAG CAACCTGAGATCACTATGATCCAGGCTACAAATGTCAAGTCAGTCAATGCTGCTGCCCCAGGAGAGGAGCCTTGGAGAATTAGGAAGCAGTTGGAAGATGAGATCCAAAGGAGAGAGCAGATACAGAAAGAAACTCAAAATGTCCAGAGTGAAATCTATGTCCTTGAAGGACAGAAGCCCCAGGATACAATTGTTAAGAAGGAGTTGATTAAAAAGGTTCCTGACCCACAATTGGATGAGGAAGTCCACAAGGTCCAGCAGAAACTCTCAGAAGAGCGCCGCACTACCCATGTGCTGGAGAATGACCTTGAAGTATTAAAGTTGAGGCTGCGTGGTCTTGAGACAGAGGTTAAAGAAGGGGCACAACAATACACAGTGAAGGAAGTCTTGCGTATAGAAAGAGACCGTGGTCAGGAGGAAGAGGTGCGCAAGCTACGGGAGGAACTGGATGAGCTAAGAAGGCAGAAGCTGATGAAAGATAATGAGCTGATTCAGATACAAAAGCAGGTGACACTCTTGGCTGAAGAGAAGAACAAGGAACAGGAGGTGATAACTGAAGAGGAGGTAATTAAAGTTCAGAATGACCCCCAACTTGAAACAGAGTACCGGGTGCTCCTTGATCGGAAGCAGAAAGAAATAGATAGCAGAAAACAGCTGGAGGATGAACTGAAATTTCTTCAGGAGAAGCTACGAaggctggagaaggagaaagcaATGGCAGAAGAGAAGATTTCCATCAAGGAGGTGCTGAAAGTAGAGAAAGATGTTACCTTTGAGAGGGAGGTAGAAAACCTGAGGAGGCAATATGAAGATGAAAAGGCCAAACGAAGATCATCACAAAGAGAAAAGGCTGACCTTCAGAGGAAAATTACCagcctggaggaggagaagtccAAGGTTGTTATTCAGGAGAAAGTTAGGGAAATTGTCCGCCCAGACCCAAAGGCTGAGAATGAGGTGGCCAATCTCCGGCTTGAACTTGTAGAGCAACAGAGGCGCTATAAAGATGCAGAGATACAGCTTAGATCACTACAAGATGAGCTGACCATGCTGAGGAATAGGGGGCCTCAGGTAGAGGTCAAAGAGATCATCAAAGAAGTAATCAAATACAAGATAGATCCACAAACTGAAAGAGAACTGGAAAGACTCCGCAATGAGATTGTAGATAAAACCCACCAGACTGAGAAATCTGAGATGGAAATCCGCCAACTTCGTGATGAAATTCAAAGATGGAAGGATACTAAACCCCAAGTGCAGACAAAAGAGGTGGTCAATGAAGTGCTGCAGTACAGAGAAGACCCCAAGACTAAGGAGGAGATTGAGACTCTCAAAAGAAAGCTGGCTGATGAACAGACAAAACGCCTCGACCTTGAGAGAGAACGGTTGGCTCAAGAAGAGAAGATCAGACTGAGAAAGATAGATCTGTCTCAGGTCCGTGAGAAAATTGTTCAGCAAGAAGTGGTCAAGATGGAAGAAGACCCTCTCCTTAGATCTGAGTGCAACACCTTTACACAGAACATCAGCAATGAGCAGAAACAAAGGGAGATTCTGAAAACAGAGCTTTACCAGCTACAGAAACAGAGGACTGAGCTGGACCTGCAACTGGAAGAACTGGAGCATGAGCGCAAGGCAAGGCGTGATGCAGAATTGGAGATCCAAAGGCTTCGGGTCAGACTTAATGAGCTGGAGATCCTTGACAAAGAAAACCGTGAAAAGGTGACTGTCAAACAGAAGGTAGTCTTGCAGCAAGATCCCCAGCAGGAGAAAGAACACTCCATCCTCAAACTGCAGCTTGATGAAGAAAGGCACAAACGTACCCTGCTTGAGAAGGAGTTAAATGTCctcatccagcagcagctcacctTGGAAAAGGTAGATGTCAAAGAAAGGGTTGTCCGCACTGAGAAAGTCCAAGTTGAGAGGGACCCGGAGGCTGAGATTGAAATTGAGAACCTAAGAAGAACTCtagaagaggagaaaaggagaagacGAGAACTTGACCAGGAGTTATCAACCCTCACTACCAGACTCTCTGAAATGGAATTCTCTAACACCAAATCTTCAAAAGAACTGGACTACATTCGGGAAGAAAGTAACCGTCTCCAGCAAGAAAACCAAAGGCTGCAGAATGAGATTCGCAAACTTCGCTCTGAGATTGAGATCACAAGCAAAGAGACTCGACTAATCACTGAGTCTGCACCAAGGGAAGACGGTAAGAACCTGGAGTTGAGGCTTGATTCACTACAAAGGGAACTTGCAGAGCTCTCAAGCATAACCCTCCAGAAGGATGAAGAAATTGAGAAGCTTCAGAAGAGTCTGGCAGCAGTGAGAAtgaagagagaacagagggagagcCATCTTCGCAGGTCTATTGTTGTCATTGATCCAGATACAGGCAAAGAAATGCGACCAGAGGAGGCATACAAGTTAGGGTTGATCGATTGGAAGATGTTTGTCAACCTGCAGAGCCAGGAGTGTGACTGGGAGGAGATTACAGTCAAGGGCCCCAAGGGAGAATCCTCGGTTCTTCATGACAGAAAATCAGGGAAAAAGTTTTCCATTGATGATGCGTTGCGTCTTGGGCACATCACACCTCGCCAGCTTCAGcaatacataaataaagaaatctcCATTCAGGAGTTTGGTGTAATGGTGTCAGGAAAGAGCAAGTGA